In Nocardioides bizhenqiangii, the DNA window TGGTCGGGCATCCGGACCGCGACCGTCCCGTGGGTCTCCCCCAGGTCCCACCTCAGGGACGGCTGGTCGTGGCAGACCAGGGTGAGCGGCCCGGGCCAGAACGCCGCCGTGAGCGCGCGGGCGTAGTCCGGCACCTTGGTCGCGAGCGCGTCGAGGGTGGTCGCGGTGCTGACCAGCACCGGCGGCGGCATCTCGCGGCCACGTCCCTTCGCCTCCAGCAGCCGGGCGACGGCGTCCGGGTCGAACGCGTCGGCCGCGACGCCGTAGACGGTGTCGGTGGGGAGCACGACGAGACGGCCGCGCTGGATCGCGAGCGCGGCGGCGTCGACGGCCACCTCCCGCTCCTCGTCCGAGGTCGCGTCATAGACCTGTGCCGAACCGGACTGACTCACGGCGCCCATCCTGTCACTCCCCGGGGCCGGGCCTGCGAACTGCCCGTCGCGCCGTGACGAACCTCGGACGGTCGGCGAGGTCGCGGTGGTCGCGGACCTCCTCCCACCGCCCCTCGGCGGCGAGCACCGCCGGTGCCGACTCCCCCTGCACGTCGGCGTGCTCGACGCCGACGACGCCGCCCGGACGGAGCAGGTCGGCGGCACGGACCGCGATCGCGCGGATCGCGTCGAGGCCGTCGGCGCCGGAGAACAGCGCGAGGTGGGGGTCGTGGTCGCGAGCCTCGAGCGCCACCGACTCCCAGGCCTCGAGCGGGACGTAGGGCGGGTTGCTGACCACGACGTCGACGGTGCCGAGCAGGTCGTCGAACGCGGTCCGGAAGTCGCCCTGCCGCAGGTCCACGTCGGTGCCGGCGAGGTTGCGCTCGGCCCAGGCGTGGGCCGGCTCGTCGAGCTCGACGGCGTGCACCTCCGCGTGCGGGGCCTCGTCCTTGATCGCCCGGGCGATCGCCCCGGACCCGGTGCAGAGGTCGACGACCACGGGTGCCTCGAGCGCCAGCGCGCTCTCGATCGCCCAGCCGGCAAGCAGCTCGGTCTCGGGACGTGGGACGAACACCCCCGGTCCCACGGCGAGGGTGACGTGGCGGAAGTGGGCGAGCCCCGTCAGGTGCTGGAGCGGCACCCGCGCCGCGCGCCGCTCGACCAGCCGCTCGAGCTCGGCTGCGGCCTCGGGAAGGACGCCGCCGAGGGCGGGCAGCTGCGCCCGCGTCGTGCCGAGGACGTGGGCGAGGAGCTCGGCGGCGTCGTGCTCGGGACTGGCGACGCCGGCCGCCCGCAACCGCTCGGCGGCCCCGCGGACGGCGTCCCTCGGCGTCACTTGCTTTCCCGGCTTCGTTCGCTCAGGCGCGAGCCTTCAGTTGGCAAGCCGCCGTCGGGTGCACGTCGGCTCCGTCCGCGCACTTCGCTCACGGGTCGAGCGCCTCGAGCCGGCCCGCCATGTCCGTGTCGACGCAGGAGTCGATGACGGGCTGGAGGTCACCGTCGAGGACCTGGTCGAGGTTGTAGGACTTGTAGCCCGTGCGGTGGTCGGAGATCCGGTTCTCCGGGAAGTTGTAGGTGCGGATCCGCTCGGACCGGTCAACCGTGCGGACCTGGCTGCGCCGGACCTCGCTGGCCTCCGCGTCGGCCGCTTCCTGGGCGACCGCGAGCAGCCTGGCCCGCAGGATCCGGAGCGCCTGCTCCTTGTTCTGCAGCTGGCTCTTCTCGTTCTGGCAGCTGACGACGATGCCGGTCGGCAGGTGCGTGATCCGCACCGCGGAGTCGGTGGTGTTGACGCTCTGTCCGCCCGGGCCGCTGCTGCGGAACACGTCGACCCGCAGCTCGTTGTCGTGGATCTCGACGTCGACGGCCTCCGCCTCCGGCGCGACGAGCACGCCGGCCGCGCTGGTGTGGATGCGACCCTGCGACTCGGTCACGGGCACCCGCTGCACGCGGTGCACGCCGCCCTCGAACTTGAGCAGGCCGTACGGCGCCTGCCCAGGGCCGGCGCCGGTGCCGGATCCTGCCTTCACGGCGACGGTGACGGACTTGTACCCGCCGAGGTCGGACTCGGCGGCGTCGAGGATCTCCGTCTTCCACCCCCGCCGCTCGGCATAGCGGGTGTACATCCGCAACAGGTCGCCGGCGAAGAGCGCGCTCTCCTCGCCCCCCTCCCCCGACTTCACCTCCAGGATCGCGTCCTTGTCGTCGACCGGGTCGCGCGGGACCAGGAGCCGGCGGAGCCGCTCGGCGGCCTCCTCCTGCTTGGCCCGGAGCTCGGTCACCTCGGCGGCGAACGCGGGGTCGTCGGCGGCCAGCTCCTCCGCGGCGCCGGCGTCGTCGTCGTACTGCTGCCACTCGCGCCAGGTGCTGATGATGCCGCCGAGCTCGGCGTAGCGACGGTTGAGCGTGCGGGCGAGACGGGCGTCGGCGTGGGTCTCGGGCAGGCCGAGCCGACCCTCGAGCTCGGCATGCTCGGCGAGCATGCCCTCCACTGCTTCGAACACCGTTGCTCCGATCGCTGGTCGCTGGTCGAGACCCGAAATGACGAGCGCCGACCGCCCCGCGGTGCGGGAAGGTCGGCGCTCGAGGACAGCTACTTCTTGGCGTCCTGCTTCTTGGCGTAGCGGGCCTCGAACCGGGCCACGCGGCCGCCGGTGTCGAGGATCTTCTGCTTGCCGGTGTAGAACGGGTGGCACTGCGAGCAGACGTCGGCGTGGATCGAGCCGGAGGTCGCGGTGCTACGGGTCGTGAAGGTGTTCCCGCAGGTGCAGGTCACCTCGGTCACGACGTAGTCCGGGTGGATGTCCTTCTTCATGGTGTCCTCATCTCTAAGGGGCGCCGGGTCGCCTTGCCTCTTGCTGGCGTGAACCGGAACCGACGAATCAGTGTAGAAGCGCTGGAACGCTCCCGCCTATTCCGCGTTACTCGTCTCCCTGGCCGGGTGCCGGAGTCGTCTTCTGGACCTGCATCAGGAAGTCGATGTTGGTCGTCGACTTCCTCAGCTTCTCGAGCAGCACCTCGAGCGCCTGCTGCCCGTCGAGCGCGGAGAGGACGCGGCGCAGCTTCCAGACGATCGCCATCTCCTCCTTGCTCATGAGGAGCTCCTCGCGGCGGGTGCCCGACTGGATGACGTCGATCGCCGGGAACAGGCGCTTGTCGGCGAAGTCACGGCGCAGCCGGATCTCCATGTTGCCGGTGCCCTTGAACTCCTCGAAGATCACCTCGTCCATCTTGGAGCCGCTGTCGATGAGCGCCGTGGCGAGGATCGTGAGCGAGCCGCCGTTCTCGATGTTGCGGGCGGCCCCGAAGAACTTCTTCGGCGGGTAGAGCGCTGCGGAGTCGACGCCGCCGGACAGGATCCGGCCTGAAGCAGGAGCAGCCAGGTTGTACGCCCGGCCGAGCCGGGTGATGCCGTCCAACAGGACGACGACGTCGTGGCCGAGCTCCACCAGCCGCTTGGCGCGCTCGATCGCCAGCTCCGCCACGGTGGTGTGGTCGCCGGCCGGACGGTCGAAGGTCGACGAGATGACCTCGCCCTTGACCGAGCGCTCGAAGTCGGTGACCTCCTCGGGGCGCTCGTCCACCAGCACCACCATCAGGTGGCACTCGGGGTTGTTGGTCGTGATCGAGTTGGCGATCGACTGCATGATCATGGTCTTGCCGGCCTTGGCGGGCGAGACGATGAGACCGCGCTGGCCCTTGCCGATCGGTGAGGCGATGTCGATGACCCGGCCGATCATGTTGCTCGGCTCGGTCTCCAGGCGCAGCCGCTCGCTGGGGTAGAGCGGGGTGAGCTTCGCGAAGTCGACGCGGTGCCGCGCCTGCTCGGGGTCGACGCCGTTGACGTTGTCGATCCGCACCATCGGGTTGAACTTCTCGCGGCGCTCGCCCTCGCGGGGCTGGCGCACCTGGCCCACGATCGCGTCACCGCGGCGCAGCCCGTACTTCCGCACCATGGACAGCGAGAGATAGACGTCGTCAGGCCCCGGCAGGTAACCGCTGGTGCGCACGAACGCGTAGTTGTCGAGCACGTCGAGGATGCCGGCGGCCGGCACCAGCACGTCGTCCTCGAGGATCGTGGTGTCGGGCTCGTTGCGCCCGCCGGTCGTCGTGGTCCGGTTGCGGTCGCGTCCGCGTCGACGACGGTTGCGACGGCTGCCGCCCTCGCCGTCCTCGCCGGCCTGGCCGTCCTGGTCCTTCTGGCCCTGGTCCTTCTGG includes these proteins:
- a CDS encoding L-threonylcarbamoyladenylate synthase, translated to MSQSGSAQVYDATSDEEREVAVDAAALAIQRGRLVVLPTDTVYGVAADAFDPDAVARLLEAKGRGREMPPPVLVSTATTLDALATKVPDYARALTAAFWPGPLTLVCHDQPSLRWDLGETHGTVAVRMPDHDLTREILDRTGPLAVSSANLTGSPAATDAAAAVEMLGDRVAVVVDGGATDGAVPSTIVDVTGDRPRLLRLGMITVAQLDEAMTGTGLTVETDAVADARDARDSAGADGADS
- the prmC gene encoding peptide chain release factor N(5)-glutamine methyltransferase, with the translated sequence MTPRDAVRGAAERLRAAGVASPEHDAAELLAHVLGTTRAQLPALGGVLPEAAAELERLVERRAARVPLQHLTGLAHFRHVTLAVGPGVFVPRPETELLAGWAIESALALEAPVVVDLCTGSGAIARAIKDEAPHAEVHAVELDEPAHAWAERNLAGTDVDLRQGDFRTAFDDLLGTVDVVVSNPPYVPLEAWESVALEARDHDPHLALFSGADGLDAIRAIAVRAADLLRPGGVVGVEHADVQGESAPAVLAAEGRWEEVRDHRDLADRPRFVTARRAVRRPGPGE
- the prfA gene encoding peptide chain release factor 1 yields the protein MFEAVEGMLAEHAELEGRLGLPETHADARLARTLNRRYAELGGIISTWREWQQYDDDAGAAEELAADDPAFAAEVTELRAKQEEAAERLRRLLVPRDPVDDKDAILEVKSGEGGEESALFAGDLLRMYTRYAERRGWKTEILDAAESDLGGYKSVTVAVKAGSGTGAGPGQAPYGLLKFEGGVHRVQRVPVTESQGRIHTSAAGVLVAPEAEAVDVEIHDNELRVDVFRSSGPGGQSVNTTDSAVRITHLPTGIVVSCQNEKSQLQNKEQALRILRARLLAVAQEAADAEASEVRRSQVRTVDRSERIRTYNFPENRISDHRTGYKSYNLDQVLDGDLQPVIDSCVDTDMAGRLEALDP
- the rpmE gene encoding 50S ribosomal protein L31, which encodes MKKDIHPDYVVTEVTCTCGNTFTTRSTATSGSIHADVCSQCHPFYTGKQKILDTGGRVARFEARYAKKQDAKK
- the rho gene encoding transcription termination factor Rho codes for the protein MLLADLKAMAGGMGIAGAGSMKKADLVSAIKAAQAKPKSQDAPADDRAKGDGQPKAETKAKDDDKPKADDKQKDQGRRKDQGQQKGQGQQGQRDQGQKDQAQKDQGQKDQGQKDQGQKDQGQKDQGQKDQGQKDQGQKDQDGQAGEDGEGGSRRNRRRRGRDRNRTTTTGGRNEPDTTILEDDVLVPAAGILDVLDNYAFVRTSGYLPGPDDVYLSLSMVRKYGLRRGDAIVGQVRQPREGERREKFNPMVRIDNVNGVDPEQARHRVDFAKLTPLYPSERLRLETEPSNMIGRVIDIASPIGKGQRGLIVSPAKAGKTMIMQSIANSITTNNPECHLMVVLVDERPEEVTDFERSVKGEVISSTFDRPAGDHTTVAELAIERAKRLVELGHDVVVLLDGITRLGRAYNLAAPASGRILSGGVDSAALYPPKKFFGAARNIENGGSLTILATALIDSGSKMDEVIFEEFKGTGNMEIRLRRDFADKRLFPAIDVIQSGTRREELLMSKEEMAIVWKLRRVLSALDGQQALEVLLEKLRKSTTNIDFLMQVQKTTPAPGQGDE